From the Desulfolucanica intricata genome, the window TGTCTAATAATAAAGCTACCTTCTGAAATCAATCTGAGAAAAGTATCTGTAAGGATATTATTTGATAGGGGTGTTTTAAATTGTGCGGGCGTTTTACTCTTACAGCTGAGACGGAGACAATTAAATTTCACTTTGGAATTAAAACACAAAACGTTAACCACAGTCCAAGATATAACATAGCTCCCGGCCAGGATATTCCGGTTATTGTCAACACTTCCCATAAAAGAACATTTACCCTGATGCGCTGGGGATTAATACCCAGCTGGGCTAAAGATAAGTCAATAAGTTACAAAATGATTAATGCCAGGGCGGAAACAATTGAACAAAGACCCGCCTTTCGGGAATCATTTTTCCGACGCCGCTGCATTATCCCCACAGATGGGTTTTATGAGTGGAAGAAACAAAACGGAAAGAAACTGCCCATGCGTATTGTTTTGACTGACAGCCGGCTTTATGCCTTTGCGGGTATCTGGGATTCCTGGACCTCGCCTGAAGGCAGCAGTATTTTTTCCTGCAGCATTATTACAACCAAAGCAAATGATTGTATTAAGGATATTCATGATCGAATGCCGGTAATATTAGCCGGTGAAGAGGAGTATAAGCTATGGTTGGAACAAAGTAATCCTGCTTTATTAAAAGAACTTTTGAAGCCTTATCAGGGTGAAATGATCACTTATCCGGTCTCACCACAGGTGAATTCACCAAAGGTTGACAACCCTGGATGCATTAAACGGGTCAATAATGAACTTTCTTTATTCTAATGCAAAGCTCACCCAGCTGCAGTCACGCATGTACACGTACTAATTAGGCATAACTATATGGTATGATAAAGAACCCTAAAGTATTGTCCTTGATGGGGTGATTAACAGTGTCTTTAAGTCGCAAAGAGTTAGAAGAAGCCATGATTAAGACGATGGAGGAAATTGAACAGTTGTCCAAGGAGATATCGGCAACTACTGATTGACTTTACCCCAGTTTGATGGACACGGTAAATGGCTGGTACACGTGGCTCCACAGGCTAGATAGATACCATCATATTCGGTGATATCTTTTAGCATACGGCATTCACGACCTTAAGTATGTCAGCAAGTAGTGTAGGGTTAAATCCCGGTTCCACACTGATGGTCAATTTGCCACAATTAAGCTTGATTTCGCCCTTGGCATATTCTGCTTTGGCTACAGTTACATCGGCCCACTGTTGCGGTTCATCCTGGTGGCATTTCCGGTTTAGTGTTGTGGCCCAACCGCAATAACGGCTGTATTTAATGCCCTTAAGTTCGCACCAAGCCTTTGCTGTCATGCCGCTGGCTCTGCATTCGGCAACGAGGGCTTGTTTCTCTTCTATTTTCACTTTTTACCTCCATTCCTAAAACTCCTAGTCTATGGAGGTATTTTCGCATAGTTTTGACCGGATTACCATGCGCTGTTTATTAAGCGCTTACAAAAGAGGGTGGTAATCCCGAGATTCATTGCTGTGGTCAACCAATGAAGAAAAAATAAAAATATAGGTACCTCTACAATAGCAATTAAAGTAAAAAAAAATGACTTAGTTTAAAAAAATTTTATACTAACCAGAGGTAGATAAAATCCGTCTTAATAATATAGATTCAAAATATAGTATTTCTTTTAATTAAGGAAGGAGGATATTCATGAAAGATAAAGTTAAAGAATAACTAAAAGCGATAAACTTTGGGGCGAAGCCCCATTTTTTTTATATTTTTAACTCTGATTCTAGTCTTTCGCTAAAGTAAACTGCAAACTGTGAAATACACTTCTTCCAGTCTCTTATGGGCATACCCCATTTCTTAGAGATTTCCATTGTAGCTAGATAAATTATTTTAATTAAAGCTTCATCTGAAGGAAAAGCCGTTTTAGTTTTTGAGAGGAGTGGGATCATGAAAGCCCAAAAAAATTTTGAGGTAATGGTACCTTTCCAGATCCCTTCTAAGATATAAATAGCCATGTAATTTGAAATACCGTACCTAAGGTTATTTCAAGTACCATGGCTACTTTTTTTATTAATAAGGATAGAGGTTGTTCTTCATTTCTGGAATTACTGCTCCCGCATTGTCAATGTTATTACGCCTTATTTCGCTTGAATACCAGGCAATAAAAATTATCTGCTAAATCAAACCTGTTAAATTCTATAAAGTCGGAACAGTTCAAAGTATTTATCGTTTCATCTTTGCCCATGCGGTGGCCTGGCGGTGGTCCGAGAGGAGTCTCCTTTTTATGAAATTCAATTATTGCAAGCCTTCCATCATCATTCAATATCCTCTTAACTTCCGCAAGTATAACTACCTTATCTTTTATTTCATGTAGAACCGTGACCATTAAGGCTATATCAATAGAATGATCTGATAAACTGAAGATATCGTCCTTTACTTTAACAAGTTCAATATTGGTATTTCCCTCCGCTTTAGCTTTATGCCCGATAACAGATAGCATTTCATCACTTATTTCAAGGGCATAAACTTTATTTTTAGTGATCCTTGCTGCAGGGAGGGTAAAAACCCCGCTTCCTGCCCCGATATCGCAAACAACATGGCTATCCAACAGCCCGATTTTTTGCAATGTTTCTGATGGATTTAGTTCTGAAAGCCTGAGAGGGTTTTCTAATTTTAACTGCTTACTTTGCATCTTATCTCCCTTTTTATTCTCTTATTAAATTTATTGCAGTTCTTAGCGTTTCCTCATCAATTGCGCCTTGATATGCTGTAATAATGTTGCCGTCAGCATCAATGAAAAGTGTGGTCGGAATGGATGAAATACCATAGGCATAGGCTGCATCCTGCTCATTATCGAAATATATCGGGAAGCTATATCCCTGCTCCGCAATATACATTTGTCCCTTTGCCTGAGTTTCCCTCTGTCCATCAACCGCATCTACCATCATAAACGCAATGTTATCTTTAACCTCTGCATATACCTTGTTAAAATGCGGCATTTCACTTTTGCACGGCGGACACCACGATGCCCAAAAGTTCAGAACAACAGGCGTTCCGGCAAAGTCGGACAGATTAACCTCATTTCCCTGTGCATTAAAGACAGTAAAATCCGGAGCCGGAAATTTCTCATCCTCCTGCTTCGGTGTATCCTCCGTAGACTGTATTTCATTACTTGGCTTGTAATTATCCGACAAAGCAGAATATGCAAAATACACAATGCAAAGAAATGCCGCAAAGATGGCTATGCCTAATATTGTTTTTATTTTTGTGTTCATAAAACTCTCCTAAAATGTGAGTAGGGAAAGGAAATATCCCATAAATCCTGTTGCCATCAAAAGACCGACTATAACAAGCAGCCAACCCGAAATCAAATTGATAACCCGGTAGTTTTTCTTGATAAAATCAAAAGTTGATTTTAACCTGTCAATTAAAATAGCGCTTGTAACAAAAGGAATACCTACTCCGACTGAAAAGCAAAAAAGCATTAGGACTCCTTTCAGGCTTTCACCGCTGTAAGCGGCAAGCATTAAAGCTGAGCCTAAAAATGCGCCAACACAGGGAGACCAGCCAATGGAAAATATCACGCCGAACAATACAGATGACAGAAAACGCACATTAGTTGATCTCATTGTTAGCTGTCGGTTGGTATTGATAAACGGAATTCTTATAACTTCCATAAAATTCAACCCAAAAAGTATTACAACAGTGCCCGATACGATATTTACAGCAGTGCTGTACTCCCTTAGAAAGCTGCCAACTGTTCCCGCAAATGCCCCAAGAGATACAAACACAAGCGTAAAGCCCGAAACAAAGCCTATGGCGTTGGTGACAACCACTTTCTTTTTACCCTCATCGTGTTGTCCTGCAAAATAAGAAAAATATATGGGTAGCATTGGCAGCAGACAGGGCGAGATGAAAGTGATGATTCCTTCTAAAAATGATAACAGATAGTCCATACCGTCATTCTTTCCTTGCCTTTGCCGATTTTAATTTTACCGTTTGGTACTTTGATAATATACTACAAACTAGCCCTTTACACTATAAGAAATGCAAACCACTGAAGCCCCGATCAAAAATTCAAAAAGGAATACGAGCCGTAATCATAAATCCCTAGAAAAAGCATATTTCGGTCTGTCCATAATAACCCAGGACATTATCTAACTAATTATTTATTCCTTCTCAATAATAGCAAGGGTTTCTCCTACTTTAATTTCGTCCCCCTCACCCACTATAACTTCCACGATTTTCCCGCTCACCGGTGCAGGTACGTTAAAAACAGCCTTACTGGTGGATATTTCAACCAAATCTTCGCCCTCTTTAATTGTATCGCCTTCATCTAGATGCCAAAAAGAAACCTTTGCTGTTTCCACACCTTCAGCTAAAAACGGTAATTTTATTTCCATTATGGGTTACTCCCTCTATGATTTAGTAGCTATTTAACTCAAACAATTTACTGGCCTGATAAGAACTCCGGATATAGGGCCCGGCCAAAACGTCCTAAAACCCCATTGCCAGACCCTTTTCCCGGTACAGCCGGTAAGTTACCGGCTTAATATACTCTCGCACAGCATAATGTTTTTCACTGGGACGTAGGTATTGGCTGAACAGTTTGGTACAACACGGTAGTCAATTAACCTATTCTTTCCTATTATGTTGCTTACAGCCACAAGCCCTGGGCCGAGGCTACATGGGCCAGCTGTATTTTCCCGGTAATATCACCTACAGCGTAAATACCCGGCACATTGGTTTTCATTTCTTCATTGACCTGGTCTTCTCAACCTCACCGGAGAAGACCACTCTCTTTTTCATCCATTCCGGAAAAATTGCTGTTTCCACAAAGAATCCCCTTAATCACTGTAAGATTAAAAACCCGCTCAAAATTATGAATAACTGCCTTTACCACAGCCTGTTCACTAACCTTTTTTTCAGTAAGAATTGAATACCCTGTACCAGCTGTGCAACCACCTGATCTTTCCGTTTGAAGAGCTTATTTACATCTACTGCTACGTCCCCACAGGTAATACCAAACTCTGCTGCCCTGCGCACTATATGTAGGGCTTCCACTCCACTGACCAGCGCCTTGGTGGGGATACAGCCCCGGTTAAGACAGGTCCCCCCCACTTCAGCTTTCTCTACCATGGCTACCTTCGCTCCCAACTGGGCTGCACGGATAGCCGCCACATACCCACCGGGACCGCCACCGATTACAACAACCTTAAAGGTCACAAAATTCACTCCTTGAATATCAACTGATTAATAGGCTTAAATCTCCGTAAGGCCTGCTGGAACCAGTTAGCACCAACACTAAAGACCTACCTTCGGTATGATGAGATAATTCAAAAAAGTGTGATACCCGAGTTAGGCCAAATAATAATTGAAAAACTTAGGCTGCTGTACCTACAGAGTTACGTTACCGAAATGTCCATTTTATAGATCGGTTACCGGTTAGTTAATTGTTGAATGTCAGCTTTAAATTTTACTTTTGGGCAAAGGCTTCGATAGACTCTCGTACCAGGGTAACTGTATAAGCCATGGAGGGACCACCACCAAAGGCCATTGCCACTCCCGCCGCTTCCATAATTTCTTCCGGGGTAGCACCCGCCTGCAGGGCTGCATAAACATGGTTTCATGTATAATTAAATTGTTGTTAATGGTTAATACCCATACCCTGCGGGGGTATAATGTACTCTAAAAATACTACTCGTAGACTACTTTGTCAAGTATTAGTTTGTAGGGCTTTTAGGTAGTAATATGGTTTTTGTGGGACCATAAAGTTCTATACCGTGCCAGGTATACAGAGTTACGGCGAATTTGCCTATAACAGCAAGACCGGCACAATGCATTTTAAACATAAGATATTAATAATACTCAGAATGTTACAGTTAAATTTATTCATAATATTGTTTCCTCCATTTAATCTGTAAATATCCGTTGTCTATGTTTCATGCGATAGCTGTCTTTGTCATAAATGTTGATTATTTCGCATTTATGCACAAGCCTGTCCAATATTGCTGTTGTTATGGCCGGATCTCCAAGAAGTTCCCCCCAGTCTTCCGGTCCTTTGTTTGACGTGATAATTATAGAGGTTTGTCCGTAAAGCTTGTTAACTAACTGAAAAAAGAGGTTAGCTTCATTTTTTTCCATCGCCATGAACATCAGATCGTCAATGATGACTAAATCAGAATCAACTATCCGTTTGATGCTGTTTCGTGATATACTTGAGATTTCTTGGGTTTTCAGCGTGTGGATTAAATCGGCCATAGATATAAACCTTACCTTATAACCGCTGTTTATAGCTTCTATTCCTAGACCAATTGAGATATGCGACTTCCCAACGCCGGGAGCTCCTAAAAATATAAGATTGAAGCCTTTTTCCAACCAGGACAGTTCTTTTAGCTGATTAAATTGTTGTCGGCTGAGTGTCTGCTGTTCTTCCAAGTTAAATTCATCTAATGCAAAATCCACTTGCATCTGCTTGCCCAAGGGTGGATCTTCGACGGCTTCATATTGCCTGATGATAGGCTCTTTGAGTATGTTGTATTCCTCTCTGATTGACCGGACATAATTCCGTAATGTGGGTTCGTTAAAAGCTAATTTTCGGTACTTTTCCTCCAACCTATCGAAAACCTGGGCAGCTGTCATATCAGGGTGTTGTTTGAGCCAGGTGATGATTTCTTCCCGATAAATATCCGGTTTCTTCTTGCGTTGTCGCCGAGACAGCATTTCCTTCTCAAATTCTTCAGCACTCATATTTAGATATTTTATGACCGTGGGTCTGCTGATCCCGAGCATCTTAGCAATTTTTGACTTGCTGAATCCCTGTTGTTTTAAACGATGAATATCAATATACATTTCACAACCTTCTTCAGTTTTCAAAGATCAATTCCCCCTTTTGTATATCTTAATTGATTATACAAAAGGGTATTTGTTGATTGGTAGTATTTTTATTTAAATCTGCTGGATAGTTTAAACGCTCTATTGGCTAAAATTAATTTCCAGTTGATTTAATACTTTTATACATTTATTAGGAGAAAACTGTAAAATCTTATTTATCGTTTTCTGTCAAATTTATTTTATCATCTACATGCGGCTGGCTTCATAAATATATCCATAAAAAATAAGGAGAACAGTGAAGATATTATTAAAGGCTGGAATCTGGGCAAGGATATCGAAAAAGCCGTAGTTTCGGCTTATATCTGTGCTAATAAACCTGTTTAACTTAAACTGGGAGACTTAAAATGAATATTCAATCTAAAGAAAATTGTCGCAATCCGGTCAATGAAGCTCTATCCTCAAAAATTAAGTGGAAAGAACAATTAGCCAAACTCTCCAAGGCACTCGGGCACCCGCACCGGGTTGCAATAATAAAATTCCTTGCTCAAAGAGAGCCCCAGGATAAATGCATGTGTAAGGATATTGTAGAGGTACTTCCAATTGCCCAATCAACCGTTTCACAACATTTAAAAATTCTTAAAGAATCAGGTTGGATTGTGGGTGAAATAAGCGGACCTAAAGTATGCTATTGTCTTTGTGAGGGAATCATGGATCATTATAAAAATCTAATAAATAAGTTATAAAAGACAAAGGCACTGCTTTATTTATTGAAGCAGTGCCTTTGTTATGTTTATTGAGATACGGTTCTTTATTAAGCCTAAATCTGTTTTGTACTACTTTTTTGGACTATCCTCTTCTTCCGGCTGAAACTGTTTTTTATACTCTACCAATAGGGCTTCGGCATACTCCCCCTTGGTACTGCACGGAATATAATTTTTTTTCTTTACACGCTCGATTAGCTCTTCGGCGATTTGACTCTCATCTGTTAGCCCCAGTTCTTTTACCTCGACTAAACACTGATCAATACCGACAAGTCCGACCATAGCCCCGCCCACGGGAATCTTTTTTACCCGGGGGGCCTCGAAATTACAACAACCGGCCATTATCAGTCCCTCCAAGTTATTACATCAATTAGATTACACCTTCCGCAGAAAAGTATTTCTTCTTAAAACCTAACGCTACATTAACCAAACCGATCATTACCGGCACCTCAATCAGCGGCTCGATTACTGCGGCAAAGGCCTGCCCGGAATTAATACCAAAGATAGCTACGGCTACCGCAATAGCCAGTTCAAAATTGTTACTGGCTGCAGTAAAAGCCAGAGTGGTGCTTTGGCCGTAATTTACCCTGGCCCCCTTTCTTTATATTGCTTAGGTTCTTATGCTTCTGAGTATATTATTATTTTATAATATACTATCATATTAATAATTAGTAATCAACTTCGATCCTAAAATAATAGCCTTTGTATTTTTGATTATGAAATTTAATTATACTTACTTATAAGCTCTTACCCCATACAAACTGTGGGGATTGCAGTCAGAAAAGCTGTATGGCTTTTGCCGGTCAATTAATTAAACAGGCTTCTAAACTGGATGAGTGCAACATTAACCCGCTTATTCAGGGAAGCAGGATACCCCGTGTAAAATTCTTACCGTTACAAGGCTGCCCTGGCAGTGGCTGGCCACATTTATTCTTATATTAGCATATATAACAATAAGCGGCCTTCCGCCGCTTATCATTTGTAGTCAGTAGGAAAATTTTTTGATTATGTTTTTCACAAAGTAATCATAAGCATTGCCCATTATTAAATGTATGTATTTAATAGATATTTAACATTATACAAACATAGCTGTAAAATACTTATGCTAGAATTTGAAAAACAT encodes:
- a CDS encoding SOS response-associated peptidase; its protein translation is MCGRFTLTAETETIKFHFGIKTQNVNHSPRYNIAPGQDIPVIVNTSHKRTFTLMRWGLIPSWAKDKSISYKMINARAETIEQRPAFRESFFRRRCIIPTDGFYEWKKQNGKKLPMRIVLTDSRLYAFAGIWDSWTSPEGSSIFSCSIITTKANDCIKDIHDRMPVILAGEEEYKLWLEQSNPALLKELLKPYQGEMITYPVSPQVNSPKVDNPGCIKRVNNELSLF
- the tnpA gene encoding IS66 family insertion sequence element accessory protein TnpA, which gives rise to MKIEEKQALVAECRASGMTAKAWCELKGIKYSRYCGWATTLNRKCHQDEPQQWADVTVAKAEYAKGEIKLNCGKLTISVEPGFNPTLLADILKVVNAVC
- a CDS encoding class I SAM-dependent methyltransferase encodes the protein MQSKQLKLENPLRLSELNPSETLQKIGLLDSHVVCDIGAGSGVFTLPAARITKNKVYALEISDEMLSVIGHKAKAEGNTNIELVKVKDDIFSLSDHSIDIALMVTVLHEIKDKVVILAEVKRILNDDGRLAIIEFHKKETPLGPPPGHRMGKDETINTLNCSDFIEFNRFDLADNFYCLVFKRNKA
- a CDS encoding TlpA family protein disulfide reductase — encoded protein: MNTKIKTILGIAIFAAFLCIVYFAYSALSDNYKPSNEIQSTEDTPKQEDEKFPAPDFTVFNAQGNEVNLSDFAGTPVVLNFWASWCPPCKSEMPHFNKVYAEVKDNIAFMMVDAVDGQRETQAKGQMYIAEQGYSFPIYFDNEQDAAYAYGISSIPTTLFIDADGNIITAYQGAIDEETLRTAINLIRE
- a CDS encoding cytochrome c biogenesis CcdA family protein, whose translation is MDYLLSFLEGIITFISPCLLPMLPIYFSYFAGQHDEGKKKVVVTNAIGFVSGFTLVFVSLGAFAGTVGSFLREYSTAVNIVSGTVVILFGLNFMEVIRIPFINTNRQLTMRSTNVRFLSSVLFGVIFSIGWSPCVGAFLGSALMLAAYSGESLKGVLMLFCFSVGVGIPFVTSAILIDRLKSTFDFIKKNYRVINLISGWLLVIVGLLMATGFMGYFLSLLTF
- a CDS encoding biotin/lipoyl-containing protein, whose product is MEIKLPFLAEGVETAKVSFWHLDEGDTIKEGEDLVEISTSKAVFNVPAPVSGKIVEVIVGEGDEIKVGETLAIIEKE
- a CDS encoding ATP-binding protein → MKTEEGCEMYIDIHRLKQQGFSKSKIAKMLGISRPTVIKYLNMSAEEFEKEMLSRRQRKKKPDIYREEIITWLKQHPDMTAAQVFDRLEEKYRKLAFNEPTLRNYVRSIREEYNILKEPIIRQYEAVEDPPLGKQMQVDFALDEFNLEEQQTLSRQQFNQLKELSWLEKGFNLIFLGAPGVGKSHISIGLGIEAINSGYKVRFISMADLIHTLKTQEISSISRNSIKRIVDSDLVIIDDLMFMAMEKNEANLFFQLVNKLYGQTSIIITSNKGPEDWGELLGDPAITTAILDRLVHKCEIINIYDKDSYRMKHRQRIFTD
- a CDS encoding ArsR/SmtB family transcription factor; this encodes MNIQSKENCRNPVNEALSSKIKWKEQLAKLSKALGHPHRVAIIKFLAQREPQDKCMCKDIVEVLPIAQSTVSQHLKILKESGWIVGEISGPKVCYCLCEGIMDHYKNLINKL
- a CDS encoding (Fe-S)-binding protein codes for the protein MLTYKLLPHTNCGDCSQKSCMAFAGQLIKQASKLDECNINPLIQGSRIPRVKFLPLQGCPGSGWPHLFLY